One segment of Alkaliphilus flagellatus DNA contains the following:
- a CDS encoding rubrerythrin family protein: MSVNNAMTADFLRSAYGGESMAHMRYLIWGDVADKEGMPNIGRLFRAIAYAEYAHADNHFKVLDDQKGDYTVAAGAVFGVGTTVENLQGGIDGELHEIEQMYPVYLETARFQNEKGAERAFHYALEAEKIHAKLFQDAQDMARQGKDMDIGTIYVCPICGHTVAEHLPEKCPVCGAKQEMYKDFPA, translated from the coding sequence ATGTCAGTAAATAATGCAATGACTGCAGATTTCTTGCGCTCTGCCTACGGTGGAGAAAGTATGGCTCATATGAGATATTTAATTTGGGGCGATGTAGCAGATAAGGAAGGTATGCCTAATATTGGTAGACTTTTTAGGGCGATTGCATATGCCGAATATGCTCATGCAGACAATCACTTTAAAGTATTAGACGATCAAAAAGGTGATTATACAGTAGCAGCTGGGGCTGTATTTGGTGTAGGTACAACAGTAGAAAATTTACAAGGTGGAATTGATGGAGAACTCCATGAAATTGAACAAATGTACCCAGTATATTTAGAAACAGCGCGCTTTCAAAATGAAAAGGGAGCTGAAAGAGCATTTCATTATGCCTTAGAAGCAGAAAAGATCCATGCAAAGTTATTTCAAGATGCTCAAGACATGGCAAGACAGGGTAAGGATATGGATATTGGAACTATTTATGTTTGTCCTATTTGTGGACATACTGTAGCTGAGCATCTACCAGAAAAATGTCCAGTTTGTGGCGCTAAACAGGAAATGTATAAGGATTTTCCAGCTTAA
- a CDS encoding pyridoxamine 5'-phosphate oxidase family protein, producing MHGRKMSPMELRDHIISFLKEHKSGSLATYLDGRPRCSPIQYFVGNEMDIYILSAGGDKFKAIEENPDVCLLVNTEYINFRKIKGVQVFGKATTSIKNRTLFEEALKYSPEPYLLEMNRESLKVIKIIPSKIVYLDSLESGDRTKQILEHDRVTIKEDELTPVH from the coding sequence ATGCATGGTAGAAAAATGTCCCCAATGGAGCTGAGAGACCATATTATTTCTTTTTTAAAAGAACACAAAAGTGGTTCACTGGCAACTTATCTAGATGGTCGCCCAAGATGTAGTCCAATACAATATTTTGTTGGTAATGAAATGGATATTTACATATTGTCTGCTGGAGGCGACAAATTTAAAGCAATTGAAGAGAATCCTGACGTTTGTCTTCTAGTTAATACAGAATATATTAACTTTAGAAAAATTAAAGGAGTTCAAGTGTTTGGAAAAGCTACTACTAGTATTAAAAATAGAACTCTTTTTGAAGAAGCTTTAAAATACTCTCCAGAGCCTTATTTGCTAGAGATGAATAGGGAATCTTTAAAGGTAATTAAAATTATACCATCTAAGATAGTATATTTGGACTCTTTAGAATCTGGAGATAGAACAAAGCAAATATTAGAACATGATCGTGTAACGATTAAAGAGGACGAACTGACACCAGTTCATTAA
- a CDS encoding nucleoside recognition domain-containing protein, with protein sequence MIDILKESVMGSFNSIYSIAKIVIPLMIILQVAKDYKLLDKISKFLEFLTKFFGMSKESTLPLLVGIIFGLSYGAGVIIQSAKDGNLSTKDTFLISVFLVTCHAIVEDTLIFVAVDANGYILLSLRVFAAVVMTFVLSKRLKISESTLKQDINQ encoded by the coding sequence ATGATTGATATTTTAAAAGAGAGTGTAATGGGTAGCTTTAATTCTATTTACTCTATAGCTAAAATTGTCATACCTTTGATGATCATACTTCAAGTAGCTAAAGACTATAAATTACTAGATAAAATATCTAAGTTTCTTGAATTTCTAACAAAATTTTTTGGCATGTCAAAAGAATCTACTTTGCCACTATTAGTAGGAATTATTTTTGGTCTATCTTATGGCGCAGGAGTAATTATACAAAGTGCTAAAGATGGAAATCTTTCTACAAAAGATACATTTTTAATTTCAGTTTTTCTAGTTACTTGTCATGCTATTGTAGAAGATACTCTGATCTTTGTTGCAGTAGATGCTAATGGATATATATTACTGAGCCTAAGGGTATTTGCCGCCGTTGTTATGACATTTGTATTATCAAAGCGACTAAAAATTAGTGAAAGTACTTTAAAACAAGATATAAACCAGTAA
- a CDS encoding nucleoside recognition domain-containing protein, which translates to MLISSIKTGIRKGIGTTWFLAKTIVPVYIFVTVLNNTPIIDWITTLFEPLMGVFNLPGEAAIVLVVGNILNLYAAIGAIKAIELTATQVTILAIMLSFSHSLLVETAVTRKLGFKVSHALIIRVGLAVISGIIVGRMGAFL; encoded by the coding sequence ATGCTAATAAGTTCTATCAAGACAGGCATTAGAAAAGGGATAGGGACCACATGGTTTTTAGCTAAAACTATAGTTCCTGTATATATTTTTGTAACAGTATTAAATAATACACCAATAATAGATTGGATTACTACTTTATTTGAACCTCTAATGGGAGTTTTTAATTTGCCTGGAGAAGCCGCTATTGTACTGGTGGTTGGTAATATACTTAACCTATATGCTGCAATTGGTGCAATTAAAGCTATTGAGTTGACTGCTACGCAAGTTACAATTTTAGCAATAATGCTTTCTTTTTCTCATTCTTTATTAGTAGAAACTGCGGTTACAAGAAAACTAGGATTTAAAGTTTCTCATGCTCTGATAATTAGAGTAGGCTTAGCCGTTATTTCTGGTATAATTGTAGGAAGGATGGGTGCATTTCTATGA
- a CDS encoding superoxide dismutase family protein: protein MGYYHQYTNSNQPVYYWSYDINPANEYYPGSGCRNIAIATIQGGPLAPNIRGTVYFIKAAGGTNIYVEVSGLPPYRPAIGNGNPIGPHGFHIHQNGTCEVGDPTDPFQAAGEHWNPTNQPHGSVYSLVDMCISDIIYCTYKNFPFYINI from the coding sequence ATGGGTTATTATCACCAATATACAAATAGCAATCAACCAGTATACTACTGGTCATACGATATTAATCCTGCAAATGAATATTATCCAGGAAGTGGATGCAGAAACATAGCCATTGCCACTATACAGGGAGGACCTCTTGCACCAAACATTAGAGGAACTGTATACTTTATAAAAGCTGCTGGAGGAACAAACATATATGTTGAAGTTTCTGGTCTTCCTCCTTATAGACCAGCCATTGGTAATGGTAATCCTATTGGTCCCCATGGATTTCATATACACCAAAATGGCACTTGTGAGGTAGGTGATCCTACAGATCCTTTCCAAGCAGCAGGAGAACATTGGAACCCGACTAATCAGCCTCATGGTAGTGTATACTCATTGGTGGATATGTGCATCAGCGATATCATATACTGCACTTATAAAAACTTCCCATTCTATATCAATATTTAG
- a CDS encoding recombinase family protein encodes MRVYGYSRISRDEDKENYDAIVTQNKMIEEYSITEIGYKVVKIFEDDNVSGYTFNRSGLNKLKALIEAGQVDILLMKDLSRLGRHNAKTLLFLEYLEEYNVRLILIHDNYDSSTDDDDIIGIKTWYNERYIKDISRKIKANLKMKQKEDGLITKVYFGYERDPNNKHKLVIDEEAASIVRKIFQLYIGGYGGRMIANILQDEGIPTPSKYQYNKTGKMITGSIAENWNGTHVMRIIKNDVYIGVLRCGKTERKKINGRTQRLEEELHIVHEDHHEPIISKEDFLLAQKILNSRLDNNVRGSSNGINLFIGFLKCGDCGGGFMKVNKKRSPPSYICTNNHHYGASFCSSHKIHEEQLKTIILDKLKLMKNYIENSVDKLDKEINSLVNLTVNYEQSIKQYNMKIKDKKEEIKNYSKQLAKGIISEDIATEVIEEANKELIRLESQLDEIIKIKESNSNMKKKAVKSLDIINDIIVSGDITRRNLEKLIKKITIKQLNKSSHGVKPVLNIDIEWEVFISAVYDIADAHIHQ; translated from the coding sequence ATGAGGGTATATGGGTATTCGAGGATATCTAGGGATGAAGATAAAGAAAACTATGATGCGATTGTTACACAGAATAAAATGATTGAAGAATACTCAATTACCGAAATTGGGTATAAGGTAGTAAAGATATTTGAAGATGATAATGTATCGGGATATACATTTAATAGATCAGGGTTAAATAAATTAAAGGCTTTAATTGAAGCTGGACAAGTAGATATATTATTAATGAAAGATTTATCTAGACTAGGGAGACATAATGCTAAAACTCTACTTTTTTTAGAATATCTAGAAGAATATAATGTAAGGCTTATATTGATACACGATAACTACGATAGCTCTACTGATGATGACGATATAATAGGTATAAAGACTTGGTACAATGAAAGATATATAAAGGATATATCTAGAAAAATAAAAGCTAATTTAAAAATGAAGCAAAAGGAAGATGGGTTAATAACAAAGGTCTATTTTGGATATGAGAGAGATCCAAATAATAAACATAAACTTGTAATAGATGAAGAAGCAGCGAGTATAGTTAGAAAAATATTTCAACTATATATAGGTGGATATGGAGGAAGAATGATTGCAAATATATTGCAGGACGAAGGTATACCTACACCATCTAAATATCAGTACAATAAGACTGGAAAGATGATTACAGGAAGTATTGCAGAGAATTGGAATGGTACTCACGTTATGAGAATCATAAAAAATGATGTATATATAGGGGTTCTACGTTGTGGTAAAACTGAAAGAAAGAAAATTAATGGAAGAACACAACGTTTAGAAGAAGAACTGCACATTGTTCATGAAGATCATCATGAGCCAATAATATCAAAGGAAGATTTCTTATTAGCTCAAAAAATACTTAATAGTAGATTAGATAATAATGTAAGAGGTTCTAGCAATGGAATTAATTTATTTATAGGTTTTTTAAAGTGTGGAGATTGTGGTGGAGGATTTATGAAAGTAAATAAGAAGAGAAGTCCACCTAGTTATATATGTACTAATAATCACCATTATGGAGCTAGTTTCTGTAGTAGCCATAAAATCCACGAAGAACAGCTTAAAACTATAATATTAGATAAATTAAAATTAATGAAAAACTATATTGAAAATAGTGTAGACAAACTAGATAAGGAAATTAATAGTTTAGTTAATCTTACTGTAAACTACGAACAGTCTATTAAGCAGTACAATATGAAGATCAAAGATAAAAAGGAAGAAATAAAAAATTATTCTAAGCAATTAGCTAAAGGTATTATATCGGAAGATATTGCTACTGAAGTAATTGAAGAAGCAAATAAAGAATTAATAAGATTAGAGTCTCAATTAGACGAAATTATTAAAATAAAAGAAAGTAATTCTAATATGAAGAAAAAAGCGGTTAAGTCTTTAGATATTATAAATGATATAATAGTAAGTGGAGATATAACAAGACGAAACCTTGAAAAACTTATTAAAAAGATTACTATAAAGCAATTAAATAAATCAAGCCATGGAGTAAAACCTGTTCTAAATATTGATATAGAATGGGAAGTTTTTATAAGTGCAGTATATGATATCGCTGATGCACATATCCACCAATGA